Proteins co-encoded in one Camelus bactrianus isolate YW-2024 breed Bactrian camel chromosome 6, ASM4877302v1, whole genome shotgun sequence genomic window:
- the NFKBIA gene encoding NF-kappa-B inhibitor alpha, giving the protein MFQPAEPGHEWAMEGPRDALKKERLLDDRHDSGLDSMKDEEYEQMVKELREIRLEPQEAPRGAEPWKQQLTEDGDSFLHLAIIHEEKALTMEVVRQVKGDLAFLNFQNNLQQTPLHLAVITNQPEIAEVLLEAGCDPELRDFRGNTPLHLACEQGCLASVGVLTQTRQTQHLHSILQATNYNGHTCLHLASIHGYLGIVELLVSLGADVNAQEPCNGRTALHLAVDLQNPDLVSLLLKCGADVNRVTYQGYSPYQLTWGRPSTRIQQQLGQLTLENLQMLPESEDEESYDTESEFTEDELPYDDCVLGGQRLTL; this is encoded by the exons ATGTTCCAGCCCGCCGAGCCCGGCCACGAGTGGGCCATGGAGGGCCCTCGGGATGCGCTCAAGAAGGAGCGGCTGCTGGACGACCGCCACGATAGCGGCCTGGACTCCATGAAGGACGAGGAGTACGAGCAGATGGTGAAGGAGCTGCGGGAGATCCGCCTCGAGCCTCAGGAGGCGCCGCGCGGCGCCGAGCCCTGGAAGCAGCAGCTCACCGAGGACGGAGACTC GTTCCTTCACTTGGCCATCATCCATGAAGAGAAGGCACTGACCATGGAAGTAGTCCGCCAAGTAAAGGGAGACCTGGCCTTCCTCAACTTCCAGAACAACCTGCAGCAG ACTCCACTCCACTTGGCTGTGATCACCAACCAGCCAGAAATTGCTGAGGTACTTCTGGAAGCTGGCTGTGATCCTGAGCTCCGAGACTTTCGAGGAAATACCCCCCTACACCTTGCCTGTGAGCAGGGCTGCCTGGCCAGTGTGGGAGTCCTGACTCAGACCCGCCAGACCCAGCACCTCCACTCCATTCTGCAGGCCACCAACTACAATG GCCACACGTGTCTGCACTTAGCCTCTATCCACGGCTACCTGGGCATCGTGGAGCTGTTGGTGTCCTTGGGTGCTGATGTCAATGCTCAG GAGCCCTGTAACGGCCGAACCGCCCTCCATCTTGCAGTGGACCTGCAGAATCCAGACCTGGTGTCGCTCTTGTTGAAGTGTGGAGCTGATGTCAACAGAGTCACCTACCAGGGCTACTCCCCATACCAGCTCACCTGGGGCCGCCCAAGCACCCGGATACAGCAGCAGCTGGGCCAACTGACACTAGAGAACCTTCAGATGCTGCCAGAGAGCGAGGATGAGGAGAGCTATGACACAGAGTCAGAGTTCACAGAGGACGAG ctgCCCTATGATGACTGTGTGCTTGGAGGCCAGCGCCTGACGTTATGA